The Hyphomicrobium sp. MC1 genome window below encodes:
- a CDS encoding AtpZ/AtpI family protein, whose product MSADGKGQSPERGEISPEDRDAFRKRSAELGQKLDALKAQKAKAERSAGGGPQDQSAYGAAFKFAAELIVGVVFGGGVGWLLDRQFGTAPWLMIVMVIIGFAAGLLNVVRAAQEAQAKNEPLQKAAPSVKNDDDE is encoded by the coding sequence ATGTCAGCCGATGGCAAGGGTCAAAGTCCGGAACGCGGCGAAATCAGCCCGGAAGACCGTGATGCGTTTCGCAAGCGGTCGGCGGAGCTTGGTCAGAAGCTTGACGCGCTGAAAGCGCAGAAGGCAAAGGCTGAACGATCGGCGGGCGGAGGACCTCAAGATCAATCCGCCTATGGAGCCGCCTTCAAGTTCGCGGCCGAGCTGATCGTCGGCGTCGTTTTCGGCGGCGGCGTTGGCTGGCTTCTGGACAGGCAGTTCGGCACGGCGCCCTGGCTGATGATCGTGATGGTCATAATCGGCTTTGCGGCAGGTCTTTTGAATGTTGTCCGCGCCGCTCAAGAGGCGCAGGCAAAAAACGAACCGCTACAAAAGGCGGCGCCGTCAGTCAAAAATGACGACGACGAATGA
- a CDS encoding F0F1 ATP synthase subunit A: MAAEGAGHHGPMEQFEITKIVDLDLFGHDISFTNSSLMMVLAFAVIVGYLLYAMRGRALVPTRLQSTAEVTYEYIAGMVKENIGEEGMKFFPWVFTIFIFILVLNIFGLIPGNFAVTSHIIVTFALAAMVWLVATFVGFWKHGVGYLRLFAPAGVPLWLMPIIIPIELTSYLIRPISHSVRLFANIMAGHTMLEVFAGFAVLLPWWGKIAPTGFMVAFTGLELLVAFLQAFIFTVLTCIYLNDAVNMHH, from the coding sequence TTGGCCGCTGAAGGCGCCGGACATCATGGTCCGATGGAGCAGTTCGAGATCACGAAGATCGTTGATCTCGATCTTTTCGGTCACGACATCTCGTTCACCAATTCATCGCTGATGATGGTTCTCGCGTTTGCGGTCATCGTCGGCTACCTGCTCTATGCCATGCGCGGCCGTGCGCTCGTTCCGACCCGTCTCCAGTCGACGGCGGAAGTGACGTACGAATACATCGCCGGCATGGTGAAAGAGAACATCGGCGAGGAAGGCATGAAGTTCTTCCCCTGGGTGTTCACGATCTTCATTTTCATCCTGGTTCTCAATATCTTCGGCCTCATCCCAGGCAACTTTGCCGTCACCAGCCACATCATCGTGACGTTCGCGCTGGCTGCCATGGTCTGGCTCGTGGCGACGTTCGTTGGCTTCTGGAAGCATGGCGTTGGCTATCTGAGATTGTTCGCGCCGGCCGGCGTGCCGCTCTGGCTCATGCCGATCATCATTCCGATCGAACTGACGTCTTATCTGATCCGCCCGATCAGCCACTCGGTGCGTCTCTTCGCCAACATCATGGCGGGCCACACCATGCTCGAAGTCTTTGCAGGCTTTGCGGTGCTGCTGCCCTGGTGGGGCAAGATCGCGCCCACCGGCTTCATGGTGGCTTTCACGGGTCTTGAACTGCTCGTTGCATTTCTGCAGGCGTTCATCTTCACGGTTTTGACCTGCATCTACCTGAACGACGCGGTCAACATGCACCATTGA
- a CDS encoding F0F1 ATP synthase subunit C, translating to MDPQAAKFIGAGLACFALIGAGIGIGNIFGNYLSGALRNPSAAASQFTNLLIGFALAEATGLFGLLIALIILYG from the coding sequence ATGGATCCGCAAGCCGCCAAGTTTATCGGCGCCGGCCTCGCCTGCTTCGCGCTCATCGGCGCCGGCATCGGCATCGGCAACATCTTCGGCAACTACCTCTCGGGCGCGCTGCGCAATCCGTCGGCTGCCGCTTCGCAGTTCACGAACCTGCTGATCGGCTTCGCTCTCGCTGAAGCGACGGGCCTTTTCGGCCTTCTGATCGCGCTCATCATCCTCTACGGTTGA
- a CDS encoding ATPase, with product MFAGTTMLFAVAAEAAEEAAKSGGLPQLNPHTFETQLFWLVVTFLALFFVMSKIALPRVGEVIEERRDRIKRDLDAAGRLKDETDKALADYEKALADARANASSIAKDTREKLAAETEAERHRVDEQIAGKLRDADTRIAATKTKALSAIGDIATDTTRAVVEKLIGQDVPAEDVKKVLRPVAGS from the coding sequence ATGTTTGCCGGCACGACAATGCTGTTCGCGGTCGCCGCTGAGGCGGCCGAGGAAGCCGCCAAGTCCGGTGGCTTGCCGCAGCTCAATCCGCATACCTTCGAGACCCAGCTCTTCTGGCTCGTCGTAACGTTCCTGGCTTTGTTTTTCGTCATGTCGAAGATCGCGCTTCCGCGCGTCGGCGAAGTGATCGAAGAGCGCCGGGACCGGATCAAGCGCGATCTCGATGCTGCTGGACGCCTGAAGGACGAAACCGACAAGGCGCTCGCCGACTACGAAAAGGCGCTCGCCGACGCGCGTGCTAACGCTTCGAGCATCGCCAAGGATACGCGCGAGAAGCTCGCCGCCGAAACGGAGGCCGAGCGTCACCGTGTCGATGAGCAGATCGCAGGAAAGCTGCGCGACGCCGATACACGTATTGCCGCGACAAAGACCAAGGCGTTGTCGGCAATTGGCGATATCGCGACGGACACGACGCGTGCCGTCGTCGAGAAGCTCATCGGCCAGGACGTTCCTGCCGAGGACGTGAAGAAGGTGCTGCGTCCGGTAGCGGGCAGTTGA
- a CDS encoding F0F1 ATP synthase subunit B encodes MFDPTNPLFWVLVAFVAFLALLVYYGVPGVVAKALDNRADSIRKELDEARKLREEAQSLLMDYQRKAREAEVEAQSIIEQAKREAEALASESRKALTESLERRSKIAEDKIARAEAQALGEVRSVAVETALAAAHEILKTRATGATGDSLVSQSIGDLSGKLN; translated from the coding sequence ATGTTCGATCCAACTAATCCGCTTTTCTGGGTGCTTGTCGCCTTCGTGGCGTTCCTTGCTCTGCTCGTCTACTATGGCGTTCCGGGTGTCGTCGCGAAGGCGCTCGACAATCGTGCCGACAGCATCCGCAAGGAACTCGATGAAGCGCGTAAGCTTCGCGAAGAAGCGCAGTCCCTGCTGATGGACTATCAACGCAAGGCCCGCGAAGCCGAGGTTGAAGCTCAGTCGATCATCGAGCAGGCCAAGCGCGAGGCGGAAGCGCTCGCAAGCGAATCTCGCAAGGCCCTCACTGAGAGCCTGGAGCGGCGCTCGAAAATCGCTGAAGACAAGATTGCACGCGCCGAAGCACAGGCCCTGGGCGAAGTTCGCTCCGTCGCCGTGGAAACGGCGCTCGCAGCGGCGCACGAAATCCTGAAGACGCGCGCAACAGGTGCGACCGGCGACTCGCTGGTTTCGCAGTCGATCGGCGATCTCAGCGGCAAGCTCAACTGA
- the ispH gene encoding 4-hydroxy-3-methylbut-2-enyl diphosphate reductase, translated as MKKPPLKILLAAPRGFCAGVDRAIQIVEQALTKFGAPVYVRHEIVHNRYVVDSLRAKGAVFVKELDEIPDTEQPVIFSAHGVSKAIPAAARSRNMFVVDATCPLVSKVHMETARHHEQGREIILVGHAGHPEVVGTLGQLPQGAITLIESVEDAQAFMPKDASNLAYVTQTTLSLDDTAEIVAVLKERFPGIGGPVKEDICYATTNRQNAVKALAPQIDGLLVVGGPKSSNSLRLVEVASRAGCRFSFLVERAADIPWDKLEGAETVGITAGASAPEVIVEEVVEAFRDRYDVTIDIITTLEERVVFNVPREVRVARAPAEQH; from the coding sequence ATGAAAAAGCCGCCCCTCAAGATCCTTCTCGCTGCGCCGCGCGGCTTCTGTGCCGGCGTTGATCGCGCAATTCAAATTGTAGAACAGGCTTTGACCAAATTCGGCGCCCCCGTCTACGTCCGTCATGAGATCGTACACAACCGTTATGTTGTTGATTCCCTGCGGGCGAAAGGCGCCGTTTTTGTGAAAGAGCTGGATGAGATTCCAGATACCGAACAGCCCGTGATCTTTTCAGCACACGGTGTGAGCAAGGCCATACCTGCTGCGGCACGCAGCCGTAACATGTTCGTCGTCGACGCGACGTGTCCGCTGGTTTCGAAAGTTCACATGGAAACGGCCCGTCACCACGAGCAAGGCCGCGAAATCATTCTCGTCGGACACGCTGGCCACCCGGAAGTGGTCGGCACGCTGGGGCAACTGCCGCAAGGCGCGATTACGCTCATCGAATCGGTCGAGGACGCGCAGGCGTTCATGCCGAAAGATGCATCCAATCTGGCCTATGTCACACAAACGACGCTGTCGCTCGACGACACTGCTGAAATCGTCGCCGTGCTGAAGGAGCGTTTTCCCGGCATCGGCGGCCCGGTGAAGGAAGACATCTGCTACGCGACGACCAATCGTCAGAACGCTGTTAAAGCGCTCGCTCCGCAGATCGACGGATTGCTAGTGGTCGGCGGCCCGAAAAGCTCGAACTCGCTGCGTCTTGTCGAAGTCGCGTCGCGCGCCGGTTGCCGCTTCTCGTTCCTCGTCGAGCGGGCGGCCGATATTCCGTGGGACAAACTCGAAGGCGCAGAGACCGTCGGGATCACGGCAGGCGCATCGGCGCCGGAAGTCATCGTCGAAGAAGTGGTCGAAGCGTTCCGCGACCGCTATGATGTAACGATCGATATCATCACGACACTCGAGGAGCGCGTGGTCTTCAATGTGCCGCGTGAGGTCCGGGTCGCTCGCGCTCCGGCCGAACAGCACTAG
- a CDS encoding homoserine kinase: MAVYTEVSDDELARFIAGYDLGKLLSFKGIAEGVENTNYLVHTTGGTFVLTLYEKRVDVADLPFFLGLMEHLCARGVTCPLPVRDRNGNILNELAGRNAVLITFLKGVWPKRPKVEHCLELGKALARMHLAGEDFPLHRANALGLAGWRPLYDKFAERTEEICPGLGALIATELRFLEEKWPTDLPHGVIHADLFPDNVFFLDDKLSGIIDFYFACDDALAYDIAVCLNAWCFDAASAFEPAKGAALLKGYDSVRPLTDRERDAMPILARGAAMRFLLTRSYDWLNTPKDALVARKDPADYVRRLKFHQSVGSIADYAPQLIS; this comes from the coding sequence ATGGCGGTCTATACGGAAGTCAGCGACGACGAGCTTGCGCGCTTTATCGCCGGGTATGATCTCGGGAAGCTGCTTTCGTTCAAGGGCATCGCGGAAGGCGTCGAGAACACCAATTATCTGGTGCACACGACCGGCGGCACGTTCGTTCTGACGCTTTATGAAAAGCGCGTCGACGTCGCCGATCTACCGTTCTTCCTCGGCCTAATGGAACATCTGTGCGCGCGCGGTGTCACGTGTCCGCTGCCGGTTCGAGATCGGAACGGCAACATTCTCAACGAGCTTGCCGGACGCAATGCGGTGCTCATCACGTTTCTTAAGGGAGTGTGGCCGAAACGGCCGAAGGTTGAGCATTGTCTCGAGCTCGGCAAAGCGCTGGCGCGCATGCACTTGGCGGGCGAGGACTTTCCCTTGCACCGCGCCAACGCTCTGGGGCTTGCGGGCTGGCGGCCGCTCTACGACAAATTTGCGGAGCGGACGGAAGAGATCTGTCCGGGCCTTGGAGCGCTGATCGCGACCGAGCTGCGTTTCCTTGAAGAGAAATGGCCGACGGATCTGCCGCATGGCGTCATTCATGCCGATCTCTTTCCGGACAACGTTTTCTTCCTCGACGACAAGCTCTCCGGGATCATCGATTTCTATTTCGCGTGCGATGATGCGCTGGCTTACGACATCGCGGTCTGTCTCAACGCCTGGTGCTTCGACGCGGCATCGGCATTCGAACCGGCAAAAGGCGCAGCCCTGCTGAAAGGCTATGACAGCGTTCGGCCGCTTACCGATCGCGAACGAGACGCAATGCCGATCTTAGCGCGCGGCGCGGCGATGCGCTTTCTGCTGACGCGCAGCTATGATTGGCTTAACACGCCGAAAGATGCGCTCGTTGCGCGCAAGGATCCCGCGGACTATGTCCGGCGGCTCAAATTCCACCAATCGGTCGGAAGCATCGCAGACTACGCACCACAATTGATTTCATGA
- the rnhA gene encoding ribonuclease HI, whose protein sequence is MTDEQRPKVQIYSDGACSGNPGPGGWGAILISGAHRKEINGGEKLTTNNRMELKGAISALEALKRKSDVDLWTDSNYVRQGITAWIHGWKKNGWKTADKKPVKNAELWQELDALRAKHHVTWHWLKGHAGHPENERADQLARLAMAPFKRRGAAKLPADDLD, encoded by the coding sequence ATGACAGACGAACAACGACCGAAAGTTCAAATCTACAGCGACGGCGCCTGCTCGGGTAATCCCGGACCCGGAGGCTGGGGCGCCATTCTCATTTCCGGCGCGCACCGCAAAGAGATCAACGGCGGCGAAAAGCTGACGACGAACAATCGCATGGAGTTGAAGGGCGCGATCTCGGCGCTCGAAGCCCTCAAGCGAAAAAGCGACGTCGATCTGTGGACCGACAGCAACTACGTACGCCAGGGCATCACGGCGTGGATTCACGGCTGGAAGAAGAACGGCTGGAAGACGGCCGACAAGAAGCCCGTCAAGAATGCCGAGCTGTGGCAGGAGCTGGACGCGCTGCGCGCCAAGCATCACGTCACGTGGCATTGGCTGAAGGGCCACGCGGGACATCCGGAAAACGAGCGCGCCGACCAATTGGCGCGCCTCGCAATGGCGCCGTTCAAACGCCGGGGAGCCGCGAAGCTCCCCGCCGACGACTTAGATTGA
- a CDS encoding peroxiredoxin translates to MTLKVGDRLPDGKFTVMGPDGPQPKTVGEIFAGKKVAMFAVPGAYTPTCSKSHMPGFVDRVDELHAKGIDTIACTAVNDVFVLTNWAKDMGATGKIEMLADGSGDFAKAIGLEIDLSNFGLGLRSKRYAMLVDDGVVKVLNVEDSPPIADKSSAATLCSMIDRSI, encoded by the coding sequence ATGACGCTCAAGGTCGGAGATCGCCTGCCGGACGGAAAATTCACGGTGATGGGGCCAGACGGTCCACAGCCCAAAACAGTCGGCGAAATCTTCGCCGGCAAGAAGGTCGCGATGTTCGCGGTGCCGGGCGCTTATACGCCGACGTGCAGCAAGAGCCACATGCCGGGCTTTGTCGATCGAGTCGATGAATTACACGCTAAGGGCATCGACACGATCGCCTGCACGGCCGTGAACGACGTCTTCGTCCTGACGAACTGGGCGAAGGACATGGGCGCGACCGGCAAGATCGAAATGCTTGCCGACGGTTCCGGCGATTTCGCTAAAGCCATCGGCCTTGAAATCGACCTCTCGAATTTCGGGCTGGGTCTGCGCTCGAAGCGTTATGCCATGCTGGTCGATGACGGCGTCGTCAAAGTTCTGAACGTCGAGGACTCGCCGCCCATCGCTGACAAATCGAGCGCCGCAACGCTCTGTTCGATGATCGACCGCTCAATCTAA
- a CDS encoding protein-disulfide reductase DsbD domain-containing protein produces the protein MIRLALAFFLLSGTAAWSDAGPVASDWFRGMDNQARLIAGHASRDGKTALYAGVDVSMPGGWKTYWRTPGDAGGVPPDFDWTGSDNLASATVLYPAPHRIHDKAGDVVGYKNAVLFPVLVTPKDPSKPVTLEGKVQYGICKDICIPAEAELQLTIPPDVGTSAELTASLARVPDKAARSGIDPTLASWHLNDSAGKPKLILDIASSDPKTADAFVEGPGGIYVPLPKRSADQSGKAVFEVDLTDGVNIKDLKGKPLTVTMIDAKGQSETTIVLEK, from the coding sequence GTGATCAGACTGGCTTTGGCATTCTTTCTACTGAGCGGCACGGCGGCATGGAGCGATGCCGGACCCGTTGCCTCCGACTGGTTTCGCGGCATGGACAATCAGGCGCGCCTGATTGCCGGACACGCCTCCCGCGATGGCAAGACGGCGCTCTATGCCGGCGTCGACGTTTCAATGCCCGGGGGCTGGAAAACCTATTGGCGCACACCGGGCGACGCGGGCGGCGTCCCACCCGATTTCGATTGGACAGGTTCCGATAATCTCGCCTCGGCGACAGTCCTTTATCCGGCACCGCACCGCATTCACGACAAGGCAGGCGACGTCGTCGGCTACAAGAACGCCGTGTTGTTCCCGGTTCTGGTGACGCCGAAAGACCCAAGCAAGCCCGTCACGCTCGAAGGCAAGGTTCAGTACGGCATCTGCAAGGACATTTGCATTCCCGCCGAAGCCGAGCTGCAACTCACAATTCCGCCGGACGTCGGGACCTCCGCAGAGCTGACAGCAAGTCTTGCGCGTGTGCCCGACAAAGCGGCGCGATCGGGCATCGACCCGACCCTGGCGTCCTGGCATCTGAATGACAGTGCGGGCAAGCCGAAGCTTATTCTCGATATCGCCAGCTCCGATCCCAAGACTGCCGATGCCTTCGTCGAAGGGCCAGGCGGAATTTACGTTCCGTTGCCGAAACGCTCAGCCGATCAATCCGGCAAGGCGGTATTCGAGGTCGATCTGACCGACGGCGTCAACATCAAGGACCTCAAAGGCAAGCCTCTGACGGTCACGATGATCGACGCCAAAGGCCAGTCCGAGACAACGATTGTCCTTGAGAAGTAA
- a CDS encoding YqgE/AlgH family protein, which produces MKVSRQLSPDDGSEIKLEGQLLIAMPSMTDKRFQRSVIYMCAHSAEGAMGLIINQRANHITAPDLLERLGISPRDPDDEITSEVLSLPIQVGGPVETGRGFVLHSSDYFSEDSTLAIEQGVCLTATIDILKAIAQGRGPERALLALGYAGWSPGQLETELQANGWLHCPADPDIIFDDDLESKYSRALAKIGIDLSHLVSDAGHA; this is translated from the coding sequence ATGAAGGTCAGCCGACAGTTGAGCCCAGACGACGGCTCAGAGATCAAGCTCGAAGGCCAGCTCCTCATCGCTATGCCGTCGATGACGGACAAGCGCTTCCAGCGCTCGGTCATTTACATGTGCGCGCATTCTGCCGAAGGCGCGATGGGACTGATCATCAATCAACGCGCCAACCATATTACAGCGCCCGATCTTCTCGAACGGCTCGGTATTTCGCCGCGTGATCCTGACGACGAAATTACGAGCGAGGTGCTGTCGCTGCCGATTCAGGTCGGCGGACCGGTCGAGACGGGGCGCGGGTTCGTGCTGCACAGCTCCGACTATTTCTCCGAAGATTCAACGCTTGCGATCGAACAGGGGGTCTGCCTGACGGCAACCATCGACATTCTGAAGGCCATCGCACAGGGACGCGGGCCGGAGCGGGCGTTGCTGGCACTCGGCTATGCGGGCTGGTCGCCAGGGCAGCTCGAAACGGAGCTGCAGGCGAACGGCTGGCTGCACTGCCCGGCCGATCCCGACATCATTTTCGATGATGACCTGGAGAGCAAATACTCGCGGGCGTTGGCCAAGATCGGGATTGATCTTTCACATCTCGTCAGCGACGCCGGACACGCCTAA